The genomic window GGATGTTTTTCCAGGTAAAGCTCTCCCTGTCCACCTTCCTCACACATGTTCCCGCACTGCCTAGAGCCACAGTGGTGGGGATGTCACACTCCCACCCTGAGTATGAGACAAGGGAGCACTGCATGGCATCAAGGTAACATTTAATGGCCCTGTCAGGCTCTGCTCAAGCAAATTTCCCATTGGGCTGGGCAAGGGGAGCCCCTTGTGCTTTGCTCACCCCAACCCCATGCCGTGGTCCACGGTGGGTCTCCAAGAGAGGGTTCCTCCAGGAAAGCTGTCAGCAGAAGGGCTTTGTAAGGCTGAGAGCATCCCCAGGGAAGGTGGTGACGAAGAGGAGGCAGGCGGGGAGGAGTAAAGGTCCCAACCCAGGAGCCTTCCCCAAGCTTGGGGACCTCTCGGCATCACATCATCTGCTTCAAACCCTCAACCCCAGGGCTGTCAGACCCGCGAGCCGccctccatgcccaccacccaGGAGCTGGGCCGGGGCTCGGTGTGCTGTGGCGTCCCGCCAGTCTCCAGTAGCCGGTCCAAGGACTCGCCCCAGTTCTCCAGTTTGGCGTAAGCCACCGCGTTGACGTGGTCAAGCCGGGGCCAGCTCCGGTTTTTACGGTCCTTGATGggagccaccagcagcacccccGGCCGGCCCAGGTCCAGGGACTTGGAGTGCCCCGGGTTGTGGGGCTGAGCGTCGGGGCCTAGATCCACCATGGGGCCGCCATCCTCCATGTTGACGATGACATGGCCGCTGCAGTGCTCCAGGCTCCGAGGTGCAACGCTGCTGCCGTTGGGGGACAGCAGGGCCCGGGAGGGCACCAGGCCTTCAGCAGGGGGGTGGGTTCCCTCTATCATCCCACTGGCCCCTCTTGAGGCAGCATCCAGCAAGCGGTTGTTGAGCTTGATGATGGGCAGCGCCAAGGCCCCGACAGTGGTGGAGAGCCCAAGGTTGGCCTCCGAGTGGAGGCTGAGGAGCGAGGCAGCTGGGGACGCCCCTGGGCACTGCATGAGCTCGGCCGTGGTCTGCAGCCTGTTGGGGCCATAGCCATCAGCCCACTTGCCGCCCAGGGACAGGTCCACCTCGTAGCAGCCCTCCAAGCACTCAGGGCTGGCCTTGGGTGCCAGCTGGGCGTCCCCATCCTTGGGGCTGGTCCCCTTAGGGAGATCCGTGGCCATGCAGTAGAGACCCTTCTGCATCAGCATGCGGGTCTCCATGTCCCGGTTCTCGTAGAGCATGGTGTTGGCacagatgaagatgaagagcCCGATGCCCATGATGACAGGGCCGATCAGCTTCAGCTTCTCATTGTGGGCCATGGGGCGCCCAGCAACCACCTCCCTCCTCATGTCCCCCGCCGTGCTGGCAttccctgctccagccccagcacctccatgCCCCCGGTGGGGCCAGTAGCCCACCACAGCAATGGTCATGCCCACCAAGACCACTGAGATGCCCACCATGACGAAGGCTCCCGATGGCGAGCGCATGCGAAGCTGTCCCTTCACCGCCACCTCTGGCAGTGACTTGCGCCGTAGCCTACGTCCACGGCGTCGTGGTGGGGCAGGGGGGGCTGACGGCTTCGTGCCCCCCACCGCTGGCTCCCGCATGGGGCCATTGGGTTCGGTGTTCTTGGCAGTCATCGTCGCCGCCTCGGCTGCTCTTCCTGCGGGGAGAAAGGTGTATGAGATTCACATGGTGGCCTGGGGGTGCAGGTGTGTGGGATGGCGGGGATGCACGGGGATGTGAGGACAGTGGGACCACAGGGACATCGGGAGCACGGGGATGCTTAGAATATAAGGaccatggggacagtgggaccACAGGGACACTGGGTGCGTGGGAATGGTGAGAACATCGGCATCGTAGGGACCACTGGGACCAAAAGGACTCTGGGAGCACGGGGATGCTGAGAACATGGGGAGCACAGAGACACAGAGACAACAGGGATGCTGGGAACatgggaggcaaagggacacTAGGAGCACGGGGACACCAGGAGGACAGGGACCACAGGGACACTCAGCCCACAGGCTGTGCCATGCCAGAGTCCAGCAGCTCTGATCTTCTGTCTTGCTGCCTGCTTTCCTCTGGTTGTTTCTCCCTCCCTGCTCGGGAGCTTTGCTTGGTGGTGGTGGAAAGGCTGAGGGCTCCTTCAGATCCACCTAAGCCCTCCAAAGCCCAAGCTGCACAGGGCAGCCAAGATCCTACTGCACCCCgtgctgcaccagcacagagatgaaagaaaatgacttgTCCTGGGCCACCCAGGCAcgtggcagcagccagctctgcttggCGGCAGTGAGGAAAGGGGACCTTTGTTcgtggggaaactgaggcacggagacgggcagctgcaggatggcTTTCAAAAAGCTGCCAAAACTCCACCTGCAAATGTGCACCAAAGATATatgacacagcagcaggaggaggccGTGCATCCGCTCCAGCACCGCCACGCAAGCAGCCGTGATAAGAAGCCAAAAGTAAAACTGATGGGGAACACaagggcacagggcagggaggggagatGGGCGGTCTCATTTACCCCCTGAGATGAATGAAGTGGCAAGGGCCAGCGAACGGCATCACCGAcgggaggagaaaaacaaaacgctagggttttttttttttttccagccttaatcATCTTAAGGCGTTATTAGCATCCCAAGGAAGGAATTAAAGATATGAGTTTCAGGATGACAGCGTGTTCCCAGCACAAGGCTGTCAAGCTGTGACCATTTCAATGAGGGAGAcggacaaaaaaaaaaaaaaagccccaaaccaaacaaaaccaaccaaacaaaaaaacccaacccacaGCTGACAGCTGAGCGAGATCTCCGTGTTTCTTCGGGACCAGCTGGTAATCCCACGTCACAAGGCGCTGAGCACAACACACTCTGCTATGGAGGCAACCAATGTGGCCATCACCGGAATGGAGCAGTGAGGTTTTCAACTTGTTGTGCCCAAGGAAGAGGAGCGAGCGCTCAGACACCTCCAGGCAGCTCCCCGTGTTTCTTCcagctctgagcatccttgCTTAGGTTCCCTCCTGAGCTTTTGCTGCTTGCTATCCTAAACACAACCTCTCAAGTGTTACGTTAAACCCTTTGAACTGGCATCTCAGGGATTAAACCATTGTAAAAAGCCCTAAACCCAGAGCCATGCAAAAGCTGCAGGTCCCTACCCAGGTCCTGCCACGGGCATGCAGCCAGCTCCTATTTTTGACACCAAGCCCTTTACACCAAATTCCTCCGCTATCTCCCttaccccctccccccctctccccgccccccccttccccctaccccccccgccccccccccctccccccctctccccgccccccccttccccctaccccccccgccccccccccctccccccctctcccccccgAGCATCCCCATCGGGTACCACGGCGGGGCCGGGATGCTCTTCCCACGATTTCCCATCGGAAATGGCTCAGAGCCAAAGCACGGGGTGACAGATGCCTGGAGCACTCAAGGCATGAGCACAGCGTGCTCCCTGCCCGGGGGTGGGCTCCCTGCTGGAAGCCCCCGTGCTTCACTTTGCCTTCACCCCCTGGAGCTGGAGGTGCCACTGCCCCTTATCCCCCTGCCACCCAATAGCCCCCCGCGTTCAGAAGCTGCAGCATCGCTGGAGATGGTTGCTCCCAGAGTTCAAAAAAATTTATTAATAGAATCCCCAAGGTTATATAAGATcttcggggggggggggggggggaagaaaccATAAAAATTCAGCGTTGCCGTCAAATTCTCAAACTGGCAGACACCGACGCGCCTGCAGTTGTGTTAATGCGGCGGTGGCAGCGGGGCTGTGCAGGGCGAAGTTTGGGTGCAGCAATGGGGGTCTCGGGGGGGGAGGACAGCCCGGGCACCCCGGGGACACGGGGCAGCCCCACTCCCTGCCTCCCTCATCCCTCCCCTTGGCCAAACCTGGCTCCCtcgggggtgggggggaagcGGAGGTATAGAAATGTAAATGCCATCATCGTCACAGAGCAACTGCTGCGCTGCCGGCTTCGGAGCTAAGCTTCCAATCCCCGCAATAAGCCTGTCATGAAAATAAAcgcaaatatttttctaatccACCCCCCCCCACGGAGGCATATCGCTGGCTTCACACTCCCACCCCAGTCCTCCGCTCCCTCCTTTGCAGGTAGAACCTTCGAAAATTGGGCACCAAACCCCAGCGCATCCGACGGCAGCGGTGCTGCCCTTGGGCGCAGTGACAAGAAGGGACGGTCCCTCCGTGCCCCGGGGTGCTCTGTCCTGTGACAACGCTGTCCATGTCAATTCACGGCATGCCACAGTCCATCAGAAGTCCGGTGCAGTCCTCAAACCTCCCTCTGGACAAGGGCTGTGCCAAAGGGGACGGCAGCGAGCATCTCCTCAGCATCCCCCCCAGCTCCTCGGAACGCACCACAGACCCTCGGTGGATGGGGAAGGTAAAATCCATGCCTTCGTGGGGAGGGGAGATGCTGCCTTTTGCAGGTGGGAGACCTCAGGATCTGCCACGCATCGCATCTATTGTGTCCCTGTGGTGCTTCCCGTAGGCTGGCACAGCCCAGGTGTCCCCCACGGGCAcggagagggaaggaaggggccCAGGTGGGAGCAGAAGCTGAGGAAATCACTGACAAACTGAGAACatcattttcccatttccttttcagaagcACCGTGGCGCTTCCAAATGCCCTCCTGATTTTTGTGAGTTTAAAGCTGCTTTCCCGATTTTCAGAAAGAGCCGATGCTGAAATCCATCACCCCATCACCCAGCAAAGCCCATTTAAAAGCTGCTGGGATGGGTGAGATCTCCAACACATcccaaaagcagctgcagggagcttgTGCCACCGCTCTGAGCCTCCCCAGCACCCTGAGCATCCTCGTGGGCACAGCGGGGCCCTCCTCCCAGACAGCGGAGAGCATCCTGCACCGCGCTGCTGGCCACGTGCTGCGATAAAACAGCTCACATCACTTCTCAGCCCCCTGGTCCCGATGCCTGCTGAGGCTGAGCTCCCTTCCACGGccctctgtgcagcacaggggcagccGGGCAGCGCAGACTCATGGGCGCAGGGATGTGTGGGGCACCAGCATCCCCCAGGGGCTTCCCACCCCGTGCTTCTCTGCTCCTAGAAGCGATGGTTAAAAGCAACACACATCAGCGTAACCTCCAGCACCACCCCAGCGCTGGGATCTGCGGAGCAGTGCCTGCCACCAGCCCCCCCTCCCACCCTCAGCTCCCTCCCAGAGCCCAGGCAC from Numida meleagris isolate 19003 breed g44 Domestic line chromosome 22, NumMel1.0, whole genome shotgun sequence includes these protein-coding regions:
- the TMEM200B gene encoding transmembrane protein 200B, which encodes MTAKNTEPNGPMREPAVGGTKPSAPPAPPRRRGRRLRRKSLPEVAVKGQLRMRSPSGAFVMVGISVVLVGMTIAVVGYWPHRGHGGAGAGAGNASTAGDMRREVVAGRPMAHNEKLKLIGPVIMGIGLFIFICANTMLYENRDMETRMLMQKGLYCMATDLPKGTSPKDGDAQLAPKASPECLEGCYEVDLSLGGKWADGYGPNRLQTTAELMQCPGASPAASLLSLHSEANLGLSTTVGALALPIIKLNNRLLDAASRGASGMIEGTHPPAEGLVPSRALLSPNGSSVAPRSLEHCSGHVIVNMEDGGPMVDLGPDAQPHNPGHSKSLDLGRPGVLLVAPIKDRKNRSWPRLDHVNAVAYAKLENWGESLDRLLETGGTPQHTEPRPSSWVVGMEGGSRV